ttaTTTCgtaatcaatttataacagtgagTTAGCAAGTAACTATAGCCAACATGAGCTGTGCAACTTtataaatcaagcagaaatgacGAAAAAGGGTgacacagacgaactatattgcGTAagatgtagccaaatgaatgctgcgctcTTCCGACAAAATTTCGCCagagctcactcatttgttacgtcaaaatataattctttgtagccatatgacatgaaaggacaaaaagagtttaagTAAATAATggattgttaacaaacaatAATGAGTTAGCGAacacctagtttcatcagatagttcagagtcttgaaacttatttatctgaaggagaatgatctcgtttccaaggcctcgctcgcgtgccgaataaatgggctcgcgtgccaaatttggcacgcgtgcccgGGGTTTCCCACTCCTGGAATAGTCCGTGCCAGGCGCTGATAACAACTTCGCTGAAGCGTCGTTAATTGCTGCTCTTCGAGGGCTTGCTTTGTAAACGATCTATGTTCTATActagcagtggtttccaaactgtCGCCAACCCACATTAGTCCATTAGCCGCTTCACAAAGTATATTGTtattgctgaatatattttgctctttataactaacaagaaagctatgctcaaatatatggacacgaaatccataaagGAATGTTTTACCAACATTTCCACGAAAATCACAAGGTTTTTTGTGTCCCatggaaaatacaaatgtgtgctgtaaCGTCCCATGGGAATCCTATTCCCACGGACAAGCCTGCCTATGGGACTCACCTACCAAAGCGAGCATTCCAGCATCGCCGTGTTGCACATTGTCACCGAAGTCGGCTAGAAAAGTTCCCACAAACAGGTTAAACGTGGGTTTTCAATCCATGGCACAGCGGACGTGTCATCTTTAGCCCAATCTCACAAAACTTGAAGACAACTGCGTATCCAAAACAAAAAGCAAGAACGCACAATGTGAACAGCCAATTATGTGTCACGATTCACCAATGTAATTTTTAACCTGGTGGAATAACTTTTTCCATTTGCGCCTCACTTTAAAAACTTTGCCGAACACTGCTCTTAGCCAAAGCccgaaaatatgaaattcagtCCCGAAATCCCTACTCTATCTTgtaatcaaacaaaaattactTGGGAACTCCTGATCTAAGTCTATTACGGCGCGCACTGCAATAATAGATCTTTCGAGATAACGCCTTGTAAATTGTCATTAACGGCCTATTTTAGACCATCAAATTCTAATCGATGAAAGCCCAACAATATCCAACTCAGTGTGACTTTTTATCTTCTGCAATGATGATGTATGTATACTTTGCAAACGAACTGAATTCTAGATCGTCTTTAAACCAGCGGGAGCACAAGCAAACTGCTCATACATCATTTTGAACGACCCGAATTGTCTTCTATGTTTATTTCTTGAAGAAAAAGTCGCGTAAGCAATGATTTGACGATTTTAAGCTTTTCATTTTCTTTAGTCATTTTTCTCATCATCAAAGGAACCACAACCCACAAAAGTTTGGTGTTTGTACGAACATATCATGGTAAAATCAATAGTTGGGTAATGCTAAATTCGATGAAAAACGTTTCATCGTGTAGATACCAGCTGTgtgtaaaatatcaaaaatttattgCTTGTTGCCGAAGATCGTGCTGACACCGAGGTAAAAATTGTCCAGACATGAatagccgataagacagctttaCCACATTGATTATAAAAGTGAAAGCTGTGCCTCCCTACCGTTTTTCGAAACACCTATCAAGTCCAAATTTCGACCTGTGTGGCACATTCTGTTACGTTTAATACATAAGTGAAACATTCATGCTTAAGATTAATCTATTTAAAAATTGTAGTCGAATACAATATTAAACTTTAGGGACCCCAACTTCCCGGATTTGAACTTATTTTTCTCTATCCAATCGCATGATTAACTTTACTGGATTTAAAAAGGCAATTGTTTTAAACATTTTCTAGcctgaattttatttttccaagtttgtACACTATGCTGTTCACATTACTTACACATTGGAAAGGCGGTAATTATCTCGTACCACTTTATTCCTGACATATGTTCAATCATCGTAGGCGCCGCTAATTATCCTCCTTCAAACGGTTTCGATATATAATCTTGTTCTCCTTTTATTTGACCGCACGCGCACCTCATCTTTAACCTCCTCTTTGTGCTTATTCTAGGATTTTTCGAACCCGCTAAAGGTTTACTTTATTATATAGTTGTGACCCCAGCAGGCTGCGTGGGTTAAAAGACTTAGGGACGAAGCCATGAATCATGAAAGTTTGATAACCTCTAAATTAGGGAATACTCCCTTCTCCTTCACCAATTTTATGTCTAATTTCCAAATCGCTATTCTTAACCAGGTTATCTTAGGCTCCTCACTGGTGGATTTCACATTTTTAACCTGATTGATTCAAAACCCTTCAAAAATCAAGCTGATAAGCATCCTATGTTATTGGAactttgataaataaaaaattcacaaCCATTCAAGATATCATTTTCTCTACTATCAAAGTTTAACTGTGATGGAATTATTGCAATAAGGGCATTCGCCAAACAGTGTTTGAAAACTTTGCTTTGCTCCAGGAACACTTTGTATCCACTCAACGAGACAAACTTTGTGAAAGAGCTGTCCACATCTTGGTTCATTACAcgcctaaaatttaaaaaaacatcaataggataagattttatatatttatcccaggggagaggagaggaaagtcgataagaagGCTCAATCATATGTTGAACCACAGCTTCTCATCTGGTTACCGGTCCATATAGGGTATGGGATCAGTTGGCCAGGTGTTTACCTCAGATGCATGGTCGTAAGctgaccagcagttacatgaaccactGTCGTAATACAGCAATCCACTCGTACATATCATTACCAACAGTATTCGAACCTGCGGTGCGGTGGCATCGGCGAGCATATTATTATCGTGGTGCCCCACTCAACCAAGCCCAAGTCGGCAAGTCTGCCTATTTTTTGATCAGCAGTCAAGGTAAAATCCattgacaatatattaatttttagaCCTAATGGTGACAGTATGacttttttaaatacttttcaACCAATTGGACTAAACATTTACAGTTCACATggcatattttaaatgaaaaactCACCTGATCAGGTAAAATCCATTGAcaatatattgatttttagaTATAATGGTGACAGTATGacttttttaaatacttttcaACCAATTGGACTAAACATTTACAGTTCACATggcatattttaaatgaaaaactCACCTGATCAGGTAAAATCCATTGAcaatatattgatttttagaTATAATGGTGACAGTATGacttttttaaatacttttcaACCAATTGGACTAAACATTTACAGTTCACGtggaatattttaaatgaaaaactCACCTGATCAGGAATATTGTTCACCAGTTTATACTCGTAACAAATTCCACACTGAAGAGTGACATCAAATGCTTGATTTTTGCTCTTTCGTGGGAAATCaatttgaagaatatttttcaaattctatgAAATGACATGTTATGTAGATAATTCTGAaccaattattaaaactttaaCAAGTATATTAATAAGATGTCATAATTTCttaatttattattaacttGTTATTTTATGATATACAAGTTACAGATGTCATTATCTATTTAGCAATATGTCTACTACAGCCTGTAGTGCATAGTGCACATGAGATAATAAAAATGCATAAGCACTgacttggagtattgacaatgTTCCATTCCAATCttgtatatttttcataaatttttgtCTAATTGGCATAAGAGAAGCTTCTGCTCCCATGAATCGGCATTCTGGAATATTTTCTGGATGAACTGGATCAATGGTGATTAATATGGAACTGCTAGCACCTACGAGTAAATAAAGTATTTATGATCAATCtcaaaaaacatattttgttcaaaacatccacaacaaaagaaaattaataaatcaaatgaAAAGCCAAAAAAGGCATTAACAACAACTAGCATATTCCTTTTAAAATTTCGATTTTCAGTCAACTATTAAAATGAGGTCTCACTGCAATGGAAGACACAATGATTTTTTGGAATTGACTCATTGTTATCAAGTCTTTAACGGAAATAGGTGACATCTGATTGGGAAGGAAAAAAATTCACCTGTTGTAAATCGTATCTGTCATTAATAAGAAGAATGGTCAGAAACTTCATTCTTTTTATACACATTCACAACTTACCaaaatatattctataatctTTCACTCTATAGCTTGGTTTGTCTGGCTCAAGAATCCAACATTTTTGTTGTAATTCCTCAACTTCGTCCCAGAATCGTTGATAAATCGGCAATACTTCAATAAATTGTTGATAAATTGACTTTAAACTGGAGAATATTCCACCCCATTGAGGTCGGAAAGGGTATGGTAGGTCAGATGTTACTTCAGGACATTGTTTTGGAAAATCAGAAGGATGTAATACCAGTTCATGCTCTCTGCCAGCTACATCTCTAGCTGAGAGTGTGATACGAGTAAAATCATTATTTACATCTTTTATAGCTGACCAACCAACATCCTGAAAGAAATAGtgttacaaaatttatatttataatagtaTTGAAATTTTCCACAAACCAATGTTTTCTAAGTATTGTTGTTAAACTGAACATTTGGCAAGCTTTAGGATGTAATTTTTAATGAACACCTATTAAATTACTTATAAGCAAATAATCTACCATTCTTGCTTCAAGGCTAAGCAGGGTAGCATAGCAGTGCAGGAAAACTGCTAATGTTGGATGCATTACAACACATTTGaagatgaataaaaatgaaattgcgCTTATTACAaaatcactgtttttttagcagAACTTTCTTTGACACAAAAACCAAACTATTGGCCAAATGCAAATTTGTAACAACCTTAAACTGAAAAAGTTTGAATAGAATTTCAATGGTATTCTTAAGATGTTTTTCAAAAGCTCAGATAAACACACCTACAGTAAATATGGTATATACCTCAATATGTTTGACGAGTGTGGTAGTGTATTCAACTGACAGAACTTCTTTTAATGGTTCTGTCACTCTACAGAGAAGATTTTGTAACAGCT
This is a stretch of genomic DNA from Styela clava chromosome 2, kaStyClav1.hap1.2, whole genome shotgun sequence. It encodes these proteins:
- the LOC120335248 gene encoding E3 ubiquitin-protein ligase FANCL-like, which encodes MNFSESKKNKFSDILLFPSNCNETHYHGFIEANGVEYYIELMFTKPFQNARVKCEYKLQQRLKDYSDDIKNSLKKSKTPQEFAKLLQNLLCRVTEPLKEVLSVEYTTTLVKHIEDVGWSAIKDVNNDFTRITLSARDVAGREHELVLHPSDFPKQCPEVTSDLPYPFRPQWGGIFSSLKSIYQQFIEVLPIYQRFWDEVEELQQKCWILEPDKPSYRVKDYRIYFGASSSILITIDPVHPENIPECRFMGAEASLMPIRQKFMKNIQDWNGTLSILQNLKNILQIDFPRKSKNQAFDVTLQCGICYEYKLVNNIPDQACNEPRCGQLFHKVCLVEWIQSVPGAKQSFQTLFGECPYCNNSITVKL